A window of Loxodonta africana isolate mLoxAfr1 chromosome 3, mLoxAfr1.hap2, whole genome shotgun sequence genomic DNA:
TTAATTCACCACTTGACGGCTCTGCTGGTCTGGTGGCATGGTGCCCGCTGAACAGGCCAAGGCCACCTCCCTCAAGGCCGCAGTCAACTTCTGAAGACAAGCACCAAGCACCAAGGGTGGTGTACCATACTCCCAGCTGGGCGGGTTGGCGCAGGTGGGAAGTGTCAGTTTGCATCCCGCTGGGCCACTTGTCAGATGTGTGACCTCAGAAGGGTGGCTCGCTCTCTCTAGGTCTCAGTTTCTGCACCTGGCTCTGTAGCTAGAAGAGGGCATAGGGGGATTGTTCCCCTCTACCTGGGTCTTCATCTCAGCCCTCCACCCCCAGACGTGGAGGACTCGATCCTGAGCCCGTGGGGAAATTGGCGCTGCCTCTGCGACCTGGGGAAGGAGGAGCGCAGCCGCGAGGTGCAGGGTACGGCACCGGCCCCTGTGTTCATGGATCGTGAGAACCTGGTGCAGATGCGGCCCTGCCGGCAAGGAGATTGTCCATCCTGCAAGCTGATCCAGTGCAACTGGAGGCCCTGAGCCCGCGTGAGAGACTGGCGCAGAGGGGGCGGGGCCTAGGGGGCTGTCAAGTTCAGGGACGTGAGTTGCAGGAGTGGGGCTCGCAGAGTGGAAGGACTGCGTGGGGTGGGAACCCAAAGCCAACGAGATTGGCCCTGGTAGGGAACCAGGAGCCacaggcagaaggggacaggaatgGGGACGACGCAGAGGGGTGAACTGGGACCTTGAGTAAGGGACGTTAGCCTGGTGAAAGGCCTTGACGCACAGACCGAGAACGATAGCCCGGCTGAAACCTGGGGATAGAGGGAGAGAAGCGGTAAGGATCGCAGACAGGACTGAGAGAAGTGAGCTTCGCTGAGACTGGGGGACTGAGGAAGaacagtgggggtgggggaaggggagggcaTGAACCTTGAATTGGGGGAATGAGCCTGTATAATGAATGGAAGCCCTGAGCCCGAGATTGTAAACCTTTTGGGCTCTGGGATTCTAATTCGAGGGACGGGGAGGCTCAGCCTGAGTGAGACAGGGTGGGAGGCAGGGACCCTGTGGGGGGCAAGGATCCTGATTCCAAAAAAGTGACTGAGACAGAGAGGGTGGGGACCCCAAGTATAACGGCCTGAGCTCACGTAAGAGCGGGGGTACCTAGTTCAGGGAGCTTAGGCTGTGTAGGTGGCAGGGATTTCGAATATAAGGGCCTGAATCCAAGTGGGGGACGGAGCCCCAGTGATGCTGAGGCCCGTGTTTGGGGAGCGTAGTTATATTTGAcctttggaatcgactcgacggcactaggttagACCCCTACAGGGCTGGGTCCTCCATgccctgcctcagtttctccctttatttccctttccttcCACCAGCTCCTATGGGCGGGGGTCCGGAGCCGGCAGAACGCAGGTTGGATAGGGGCCCAGTCTACCCCGTTCTTCACCAGAAGCTCTTCGCTATCGATCTTGAGAACTACAATTTCCAGGAAGCTGAGCGGCAGCGGCGTCCGCGTCGGCTGCGCGAACGTCAGCCGCGTCGGGCGTGTGTCCTGTGCGCCGATTGGTCCCGAGTGAGCGCCGCTGCTGAGCCCGCGCAAGACGCGCGCCGAGGCCTGCGCTTGCAGCCGGCGGTTCTGCGGCTGGCACTGGCGGCAGAAGCGGCGGCATGGATCTCAGCGACCTGGAGAGAAACAATACGGGCCGCTGTCGCCTGAGTTCACCTGTGCCCGCGGTGTGCCGCAAGGAGCCTTGCGTCCTGGGCGTGGATGAGGCGGGCCGGGGCCCTGTGCTGGGTGCGCCACAAGGGCcaggggcgggggaggggcgTGATAATGATGATGGCCATGGCATTGTGCCAGTGGACGAAAAAAGCGGTGGTGATAGAA
This region includes:
- the THSD8 gene encoding thrombospondin type-1 domain-containing protein 8 — encoded protein: MARSRAGLLLLPLILPLLATPVQGSYDYQYFGDQGEGDTWEQLRQLQQPKDVEDSILSPWGNWRCLCDLGKEERSREVQGTAPAPVFMDRENLVQMRPCRQGDCPSCKLIQCNWRP